A single Sporosarcina sp. FSL W8-0480 DNA region contains:
- the argR gene encoding transcriptional regulator ArgR has protein sequence MNKGQRHLRIREIITNYEVETQDQLVDKLKSSGVDVTQATVSRDIKELHLIKVPLPDGRYKYNIPTVNKFNTEEKLGRMLNDAFVSVDSASHFIILKTLPGNAHAVGSLIDNLGWEEMLGTICGDDTCMIICRDESLTIEVKERLLALI, from the coding sequence TTGAATAAGGGACAACGGCATTTACGTATTCGTGAGATTATCACGAATTATGAAGTGGAAACCCAGGACCAACTTGTCGATAAGTTAAAAAGTTCCGGTGTAGATGTTACACAGGCGACTGTATCACGTGATATTAAGGAATTACATCTTATTAAAGTTCCTCTTCCAGATGGACGGTACAAATACAATATCCCAACAGTCAATAAGTTCAATACCGAAGAAAAACTTGGACGGATGTTAAATGACGCATTCGTCAGTGTAGATAGCGCAAGTCATTTTATCATTTTGAAAACCTTGCCTGGAAATGCTCATGCTGTCGGTTCCCTTATCGATAACTTAGGTTGGGAAGAAATGCTTGGTACTATTTGTGGGGATGATACTTGTATGATCATTTGTAGGGATGAGTCACTGACTATTGAAGTGAAAGAAAGGCTTTTAGCGTTAATATAA
- the spo0A gene encoding sporulation transcription factor Spo0A — protein MTKVKIAIADDNKELVKTMTAYFKQHPDLEVIWSAHNGKVCLSMLEENKPDLLLLDIIMPHLDGIAVLETIKGNPEMSDMHIIMLTAFGQEDVMAQAGGLGASYFMLKPFEIDRLITQIHQVSGTQKPVRPTMQAPKEEVVENTGLSQRALDTTITTIIKEIGVPAHIKGYAFLREAIQMVYTDNDLLGSVTKVLYPDIAERYKTTPSRVERAIRHAIEVAWNRGNYDTISKIFGYTVHHLKSKPTNSEFIAMIADKIRLENVAS, from the coding sequence ATGACGAAAGTGAAAATTGCAATTGCGGATGACAATAAAGAACTTGTTAAAACGATGACAGCCTATTTTAAACAACATCCCGATCTCGAAGTGATTTGGTCAGCACATAACGGCAAAGTTTGTCTTTCCATGCTTGAGGAAAACAAGCCGGATTTGTTGCTTCTTGACATAATTATGCCTCATTTGGATGGTATTGCAGTATTGGAAACGATTAAGGGGAATCCGGAAATGTCGGATATGCACATCATCATGCTAACCGCATTTGGTCAAGAAGATGTCATGGCGCAAGCTGGAGGCCTTGGTGCATCATACTTCATGTTAAAGCCTTTTGAAATCGATCGGTTAATTACACAAATCCACCAAGTTTCTGGAACGCAAAAGCCGGTTAGACCAACTATGCAAGCACCGAAAGAAGAAGTGGTTGAAAACACTGGCCTGTCTCAGCGAGCACTTGATACAACAATTACGACCATCATCAAAGAGATTGGCGTTCCTGCACATATTAAGGGGTACGCTTTTTTACGGGAAGCCATTCAAATGGTATATACAGATAATGATCTACTTGGCTCAGTTACAAAAGTTCTTTATCCAGACATTGCAGAAAGATACAAAACAACCCCGTCACGAGTGGAAAGGGCAATTCGACATGCAATTGAAGTGGCATGGAACAGAGGTAATTACGATACTATTTCCAAGATATTTGGTTATACAGTACATCATCTGAAAAGTAAGCCAACAAATAGTGAATTCATCGCGATGATCGCAGATAAGATCAGACTTGAAAATGTAGCAAGTTGA
- the recN gene encoding DNA repair protein RecN, whose amino-acid sequence MLSELSIHNFAIIEQLEVSFDEGLTVLTGETGAGKSIIIDAVQLLVGGRGSQEFIRHGANKAELEGMFIIEEENHPVFEKLNDFGIDFEDGNIILRRDINSNGKTSCRVNGKLVTIASLREIGSQLIDIHGQHDNQELMHERRHIHLLDQFAGQPLFEAHKNYHDIYERYVKLKRRLETANENEQQVAQRIDLYSFQLKEIDAAGLQIGEEEELEEEKLKLQHFNRLFERLNTAFESIGGDNHALDWVGSAMSDLEDAASIDKELTSHAEIISSCFYSLQDVSHELKSIIDSMEFDPMRLSFVEDRLALLLSLKRKYGTTIEDILIYREKISDELDQLLNRDARIVQEQEKLDQLKKDLEIEANELSIIRKHAATELEKAIMQQLKELYMEKSDFKVSVTRKPANVFDSNGVDDVVFLISTNLGEPLKQLVKIASGGELSRIMLALKTIFSKHQGITSIIFDEVDTGVSGRVAQAIADKISMVAVNSQVLCISHLPQVAAMADHHLLIKKEVTDNRTTTAVAEISEIERTKELSRMLSGAEITSLTLQHAEELLSMAETRKATFH is encoded by the coding sequence ATGTTAAGTGAACTATCCATTCATAATTTCGCCATTATCGAACAACTTGAAGTTTCTTTTGATGAAGGGTTAACTGTTTTAACGGGCGAAACAGGTGCTGGGAAGTCAATAATCATAGATGCAGTTCAGTTACTTGTCGGAGGAAGGGGTTCCCAGGAATTTATTCGCCATGGGGCAAATAAAGCTGAACTGGAAGGCATGTTCATAATCGAAGAAGAGAATCATCCTGTTTTTGAAAAGTTGAATGACTTTGGCATAGATTTCGAGGATGGCAATATTATACTGAGACGCGATATCAATTCAAATGGTAAGACGTCTTGCAGGGTAAATGGCAAGCTTGTGACAATTGCAAGTTTGCGTGAAATAGGTTCTCAGTTAATCGATATTCATGGTCAACATGATAATCAGGAACTCATGCATGAGAGAAGGCATATTCATCTGTTAGACCAATTTGCAGGCCAGCCCTTATTCGAAGCACATAAAAATTATCACGATATATATGAACGATATGTAAAACTTAAGCGAAGACTTGAAACAGCAAATGAGAATGAACAACAGGTTGCCCAGCGTATTGACCTTTATTCTTTCCAGTTAAAAGAGATTGATGCGGCTGGACTTCAAATTGGTGAAGAGGAAGAACTTGAAGAGGAAAAGCTGAAACTCCAACATTTTAATAGGCTTTTCGAACGTTTGAACACTGCGTTTGAATCTATTGGTGGGGATAATCATGCATTAGATTGGGTTGGTTCTGCTATGAGCGATCTTGAAGATGCAGCGTCAATCGATAAAGAGCTTACCTCACATGCTGAGATCATTTCATCATGTTTCTATTCCCTTCAGGATGTATCTCATGAACTTAAAAGTATAATTGATAGTATGGAATTCGACCCTATGAGATTATCTTTTGTCGAAGACCGTCTTGCCCTTCTTCTATCATTAAAAAGAAAATATGGTACAACGATAGAAGATATCCTCATTTATCGGGAAAAGATTTCCGATGAGCTGGATCAGTTGCTGAATCGGGATGCGCGTATTGTACAAGAACAAGAAAAGCTTGATCAGTTAAAAAAGGACTTGGAGATTGAAGCAAACGAGTTATCCATCATAAGAAAGCATGCTGCCACTGAGTTGGAAAAAGCGATTATGCAGCAATTAAAAGAGCTGTATATGGAAAAATCCGATTTTAAGGTTTCCGTTACAAGGAAACCGGCAAATGTATTTGATAGCAACGGTGTTGATGATGTCGTTTTCCTAATTTCAACAAATCTTGGTGAGCCTTTAAAACAGCTTGTAAAAATTGCATCCGGCGGTGAATTATCACGGATTATGTTGGCGTTGAAAACAATTTTTTCAAAACACCAAGGAATCACTTCGATTATTTTTGACGAGGTAGATACTGGTGTAAGTGGAAGGGTCGCACAGGCAATCGCTGATAAAATTTCAATGGTTGCAGTAAATTCACAAGTGCTTTGCATTTCCCATCTTCCTCAAGTAGCTGCAATGGCCGACCATCATCTTCTTATTAAGAAAGAAGTAACGGATAACCGGACAACAACGGCAGTCGCTGAAATATCTGAAATTGAGCGAACAAAGGAATTATCAAGGATGCTTTCCGGTGCCGAAATCACGTCGTTAACTTTACAGCATGCTGAAGAGCTGCTTTCAATGGCTGAAACAAGAAAAGCTACATTTCACTGA
- a CDS encoding sigma 54-interacting transcriptional regulator — protein MQSVLLIDLLKTNEQFFRRIRTEMDRQRMIINSIDEGMIGIDQKGIVDFINESACRMLEVSDFNTIGKSIFEIIPDSKLVRVLDTKKAELNNELVLPNGLTIISSRYPLISSDGETFGAFAVFKDVSEVVKLAEEVTDLKSIKTMLEAIIQSSDDAISVVDEKGNGVLVNRAYTRITGLSEDEVIGKPATVDINEGESIHMKVLETQKPIRGVNMRIGEDNRDVIVNVAPIIVNNQMKGSVGVIHDITEMRNLMKELDWAKQIIRKLESTFTFSDIHGSSADIRLSIDQAKIAAKSDIPVLLRGEPGSGKELFANAIHSESNRKSSKFIRVNCTAIDPSVIERELFGEIEQNPSIPVKLGLFDEAMSGSIFLDEVTDLPLSVQSRLLEHLKQRPTQMNEHLKFNPVRIIAATSKNLEKAIHEGSFNVDLYYALNRITIQIPSLRTRKADIPEIAAQLLKKLNQEFGMNVGEISGEAMNKLQQYEWPGNVRELENVLSRAMIYIGPGSSIIQAEDIRRSLFTSEVKTTEEILPEKSTLASVMDDYERSVLEKALEEHNGNKSLTANRLGISLRSLYYKLEKFKLI, from the coding sequence TTGCAAAGTGTTCTTTTAATTGACTTGTTGAAAACAAATGAACAATTCTTTCGAAGGATTCGAACGGAAATGGATAGGCAGCGTATGATAATCAATTCAATTGATGAAGGTATGATTGGGATTGATCAAAAAGGAATTGTCGACTTCATAAATGAAAGCGCTTGCAGGATGTTAGAAGTTTCTGATTTCAACACAATTGGCAAATCGATTTTCGAGATCATTCCCGACAGTAAATTAGTCAGAGTTCTTGATACTAAAAAAGCCGAACTGAATAACGAATTGGTTCTTCCGAATGGCTTAACAATAATCAGCTCACGTTATCCACTAATTTCATCAGATGGGGAAACATTTGGTGCGTTTGCGGTTTTCAAAGACGTATCCGAAGTCGTTAAATTGGCTGAGGAAGTTACAGACTTGAAATCTATAAAAACGATGCTTGAAGCCATTATTCAATCAAGTGATGACGCAATTTCGGTCGTAGATGAAAAAGGTAATGGCGTTCTTGTCAATCGGGCGTACACAAGAATCACCGGATTGTCTGAAGATGAAGTAATCGGAAAACCTGCCACCGTCGATATAAACGAGGGTGAAAGTATCCATATGAAAGTGTTGGAGACACAAAAACCAATTCGTGGTGTAAATATGCGAATAGGGGAAGATAATAGGGATGTCATTGTAAATGTAGCGCCTATTATCGTCAATAATCAGATGAAAGGCAGTGTCGGTGTCATCCATGACATCACAGAAATGCGTAATCTGATGAAAGAGCTTGATTGGGCGAAGCAAATCATTCGAAAATTAGAGTCGACTTTTACATTTTCTGATATACACGGGAGTTCCGCAGATATACGTCTATCGATTGACCAGGCGAAAATTGCAGCGAAATCGGATATACCTGTTTTATTAAGAGGTGAACCTGGCTCTGGAAAAGAGCTTTTTGCAAATGCAATTCATAGTGAGAGCAATAGAAAATCCTCTAAATTCATTCGCGTGAACTGCACCGCGATTGACCCTTCCGTCATTGAAAGGGAATTATTTGGGGAAATTGAACAAAATCCTTCGATACCTGTCAAATTGGGATTATTTGATGAAGCAATGAGTGGAAGTATTTTCCTTGACGAAGTGACTGACTTGCCGTTAAGCGTTCAGTCTAGGTTATTGGAACACTTGAAACAAAGACCTACCCAAATGAATGAACATCTAAAATTCAATCCGGTACGCATCATTGCAGCAACATCCAAAAATTTAGAAAAAGCGATTCATGAAGGTTCATTCAATGTCGATTTGTACTATGCATTAAACCGTATTACGATACAAATTCCCTCCTTGCGAACTAGGAAGGCAGATATTCCTGAAATAGCAGCTCAATTACTGAAGAAATTAAATCAGGAATTTGGCATGAATGTCGGTGAAATATCAGGCGAAGCAATGAATAAATTGCAGCAATATGAATGGCCAGGAAACGTTCGGGAGCTTGAAAATGTCCTAAGTCGAGCAATGATTTACATAGGGCCTGGTTCCTCGATAATTCAAGCAGAAGATATTAGAAGATCCCTATTTACGAGTGAAGTAAAAACGACTGAAGAGATTCTTCCCGAGAAGAGTACACTTGCATCAGTTATGGACGATTACGAACGATCCGTCCTTGAAAAAGCTCTTGAAGAGCATAATGGAAATAAATCATTGACAGCAAATCGTCTTGGTATTTCGTTGCGCTCCTTATATTACAAACTAGAGAAATTCAAACTGATCTGA
- a CDS encoding SpoIVB peptidase S55 domain-containing protein, translating into MGWSRRLLSVSFATLLLFLPFHEIVSATSRDQVIPMGHSIGIQMDLSGVYITNDVLVQEDYWLKAGDSISKMDGIPVVNLKDFEKVVGKAEKDQIHMNINRKGTPLEIVAERDAVKRLLPFLKDRTEGTGTLTYVDPKSGTYGALGHQIVDSSLKSPPSFKKGAIYLSEIEQIKKSTPGTPGYKISSIIDGEDYLGTIKTNGVYGIFGNWNAANKKVLSEPLEIMQPTELKTGAAEIFTTVKGTEVETFSIRITQIEEEQFQFVLTDPVLLETTGGILQGMSGSPVIQNGKFVGAITHMFVDEPKKGAGLFLVTMLDGDGK; encoded by the coding sequence ATGGGATGGAGTAGGCGACTGTTGTCCGTTTCGTTTGCCACGCTTTTGTTATTTCTGCCTTTCCACGAGATCGTATCGGCAACTTCAAGAGATCAAGTCATTCCAATGGGACATTCAATTGGTATTCAGATGGATTTGTCCGGTGTGTATATAACGAATGACGTACTCGTTCAGGAAGATTATTGGTTGAAGGCGGGCGATTCCATTAGCAAAATGGATGGGATCCCTGTCGTTAATCTGAAGGATTTTGAAAAAGTCGTCGGCAAGGCAGAAAAGGATCAAATCCACATGAATATCAATCGGAAAGGAACACCGCTTGAAATTGTAGCGGAAAGGGATGCGGTAAAACGTCTCCTCCCATTTCTTAAAGACCGAACAGAGGGAACAGGAACTTTAACATATGTTGACCCGAAAAGCGGCACATATGGTGCCCTTGGCCATCAGATTGTCGATAGTTCCTTAAAATCACCACCATCATTCAAAAAAGGTGCGATTTACCTCTCAGAAATCGAGCAGATTAAGAAAAGTACACCAGGAACTCCGGGATATAAGATATCTTCCATTATTGATGGTGAAGATTACCTTGGCACCATTAAAACAAATGGCGTGTATGGAATTTTCGGCAACTGGAATGCTGCCAATAAGAAGGTTTTATCCGAGCCGCTTGAAATCATGCAGCCCACGGAATTAAAGACTGGGGCAGCGGAAATTTTTACTACCGTAAAAGGGACGGAAGTCGAAACATTCTCCATCCGAATAACGCAAATTGAAGAGGAACAATTTCAGTTCGTTCTAACGGATCCTGTCCTGTTAGAAACAACGGGTGGGATCCTGCAGGGAATGAGTGGAAGTCCTGTTATACAAAACGGAAAGTTTGTTGGTGCCATAACGCATATGTTTGTGGATGAACCAAAGAAAGGTGCCGGTTTATTCTTAGTGACAATGCTTGATGGCGACGGCAAATAA
- a CDS encoding DUF2627 domain-containing protein: MARMAAFIVLLIPILITAGGIKLMRDSLFGILFSPFPFIWLQFIVGLLMFGAGLAFFAGFLLRRDRRKGRVQQRFK, from the coding sequence ATGGCGCGTATGGCAGCTTTCATCGTTCTTTTGATACCTATTTTAATAACGGCCGGTGGGATTAAATTGATGCGTGATTCACTTTTCGGCATTCTGTTTAGCCCATTTCCGTTCATTTGGCTTCAATTTATAGTTGGTTTGTTAATGTTCGGTGCAGGCCTTGCATTTTTTGCTGGTTTTCTTTTACGTCGAGATCGCCGTAAAGGTAGGGTTCAGCAGAGATTCAAATAA
- a CDS encoding glycerophosphodiester phosphodiesterase family protein translates to MSTEPSHCKPLVYAHRGASGHCFENTMSAFKEALRQGADGLELDVQLTADGIPVVIHDEDLSRLAGINRPVSSFTYSELNGIKVGRRFFRNFCGHNIPTLSEVVSFCSMNNLALNIELKETVSERPEYLRDILDMALLLNNVHLSSFDVGILEKAKMMEPSLEIALLVKKKTTDWDNLGKYSFADGFHFHKRLMAEPYMSNLINTGKTLRMYGVTGKEDITQNPPPSINGWITDYPGRFKR, encoded by the coding sequence GTGTCAACTGAACCTTCACATTGCAAACCGCTTGTTTACGCGCATAGAGGAGCCTCTGGGCATTGTTTTGAAAATACGATGAGTGCATTCAAGGAAGCGCTGAGACAAGGAGCAGACGGCTTAGAATTGGATGTGCAGCTTACTGCCGATGGGATACCTGTAGTTATTCATGATGAGGATCTAAGCAGGCTCGCTGGAATTAATAGACCGGTTTCTTCCTTCACCTATAGTGAATTGAATGGTATTAAAGTTGGCAGGAGGTTTTTTCGGAATTTCTGTGGACATAACATTCCTACATTGAGTGAAGTAGTCTCGTTTTGCAGTATGAATAATCTTGCATTGAATATCGAATTAAAGGAAACCGTTTCAGAAAGGCCTGAGTACCTTAGGGACATCTTAGATATGGCTCTACTTTTGAACAATGTACATCTGTCATCTTTTGATGTTGGAATTCTTGAAAAAGCAAAAATGATGGAACCATCACTCGAAATTGCCTTGCTTGTAAAAAAGAAAACGACGGACTGGGATAACTTGGGGAAATACAGTTTTGCGGATGGGTTCCATTTCCACAAGAGGCTAATGGCAGAACCGTATATGAGCAATCTAATAAATACTGGAAAAACTCTTAGGATGTATGGTGTAACGGGTAAGGAAGACATCACCCAAAATCCGCCACCCTCGATTAACGGCTGGATAACAGATTATCCAGGTAGATTCAAAAGATGA